The following are encoded together in the Anaerostipes caccae L1-92 genome:
- a CDS encoding acyl-CoA dehydrogenase family protein, which produces MLFQTTEAHEALRAKVREFAETEVKPLTFLLDKENEFPTEAIEKFAKMGMMGLPYPKEYGGAGSDVLSYAIAVEELSRVDGGTGVILSAHVSLGSYPIFAFGTEEQKQKYLVPLASGEKLGAFGLTEQNAGSDAGGTETTAVLEGDHYVLNGGKIFITNADKADTYVVFAVTTPDIGTHGISAFIVEKGWEGFTFGDHYDKMGIRSSSTAELIFNDVKVPKENLLGKEGEGFKIAMSTLDGGRIGIAAQALGIAQGAYENALEYSKEREQFGRPICQQQAIAFKLADMATKLRTARLLVYSAADLKENHEPYGLESAMAKQYTSDICLEVVNDALQIFGGTGYLKGMDVERAYRDAKICTIYEGTNEIQRVVIASHIIGKMPKNQPARKKGAETGVRKKMILKDGSAEERVDAVVEALKKDGYDFTVGIDLDTPISKADRVVSAGKGIGPKENMKLIEDLAVQAGAAIGSSRPVAETLKYVPINRYVGMSGQKFNGNLYIACGISGAGQHLKGIKDATTIVAINTNANAPIFKNADYGIVGDVEEILPLLTQALDNGEPKQPAPPMKKMKRAKPKKTVPTWKRYVCNGCGYEYDPANGDPEGEIDPGTLFEKLPEEWICPDCGEAKDMFIEV; this is translated from the coding sequence ATGTTATTTCAAACAACCGAAGCTCATGAAGCCCTGCGTGCGAAAGTCAGGGAATTTGCAGAAACCGAAGTAAAACCACTCACCTTCCTCTTGGACAAAGAAAATGAATTTCCGACCGAAGCCATTGAAAAGTTTGCCAAAATGGGCATGATGGGACTGCCTTATCCGAAAGAATACGGAGGCGCAGGATCAGATGTCTTGAGCTATGCCATTGCTGTAGAGGAACTTTCCAGAGTTGACGGCGGCACAGGCGTTATTTTATCTGCACACGTCTCTCTCGGAAGTTATCCGATCTTCGCTTTCGGAACTGAAGAGCAAAAACAAAAATATCTCGTTCCTCTTGCTTCCGGTGAAAAGCTCGGTGCATTTGGCCTTACGGAACAAAATGCAGGCAGCGATGCGGGAGGCACTGAGACCACCGCGGTCCTTGAAGGCGACCATTATGTGTTAAACGGAGGCAAGATCTTTATCACCAATGCCGACAAGGCGGATACTTATGTAGTGTTTGCAGTCACTACCCCGGATATCGGAACTCATGGCATCAGCGCATTTATCGTTGAAAAGGGCTGGGAAGGCTTCACCTTCGGCGACCATTACGACAAAATGGGAATCCGTTCTTCTTCCACTGCCGAACTGATCTTCAATGACGTAAAAGTACCGAAAGAAAATCTTCTCGGAAAAGAAGGAGAAGGCTTTAAAATCGCCATGTCCACATTGGACGGAGGACGAATCGGCATCGCTGCACAGGCTCTCGGCATTGCGCAGGGTGCATATGAAAATGCTCTGGAATACTCCAAAGAAAGAGAACAGTTCGGTCGTCCGATCTGCCAGCAGCAGGCTATCGCATTTAAGCTTGCGGATATGGCGACCAAATTGAGAACTGCCCGCCTGCTCGTGTACAGCGCCGCTGATCTGAAAGAAAATCATGAGCCATACGGTCTGGAATCTGCCATGGCAAAACAGTATACTTCCGATATCTGTCTGGAAGTTGTCAACGATGCACTTCAGATCTTTGGTGGAACCGGCTACTTAAAAGGCATGGATGTGGAACGTGCCTACAGAGATGCAAAAATCTGTACCATCTATGAGGGCACCAATGAAATCCAGAGAGTCGTCATCGCTTCTCATATCATTGGAAAGATGCCGAAAAATCAGCCAGCCAGAAAAAAAGGTGCTGAGACCGGTGTCCGCAAAAAAATGATCTTAAAAGACGGTTCCGCCGAAGAACGAGTGGACGCTGTTGTAGAAGCCCTCAAAAAAGACGGATATGATTTTACGGTCGGCATTGACTTAGACACCCCGATTTCAAAAGCAGACAGAGTCGTCAGCGCAGGAAAAGGCATCGGTCCGAAAGAAAATATGAAACTGATTGAAGATTTAGCCGTTCAGGCAGGAGCTGCCATCGGTTCTTCCCGTCCGGTAGCAGAAACTTTAAAATATGTGCCAATCAACCGGTATGTGGGAATGTCCGGACAGAAATTTAACGGAAACCTGTACATCGCCTGCGGCATTTCCGGGGCAGGACAGCATTTAAAAGGAATCAAAGACGCCACAACCATCGTAGCAATTAATACAAATGCAAATGCTCCGATCTTTAAAAATGCAGACTACGGCATTGTCGGAGATGTGGAAGAAATTCTTCCTCTGCTGACCCAAGCGCTTGATAACGGAGAACCAAAACAACCGGCTCCGCCGATGAAAAAGATGAAACGTGCAAAACCAAAAAAGACCGTACCGACCTGGAAACGTTATGTCTGCAACGGATGCGGATACGAATACGACCCGGCGAACGGAGATCCCGAAGGAGAGATTGATCCTGGAACCCTGTTTGAAAAACTGCCGGAAGAATGGATCTGTCCAGACTGCGGCGAAGCAAAAGATATGTTTATTGAAGTTTAA
- a CDS encoding FprA family A-type flavoprotein: MHCVRKVTEDLYWVGGNDHRLALFENIHPIPRGVSYNSYLLLDEKTVLFDTVDWSIGRQFLENIEYVLDGRPLDYMVINHMEPDHGASIEEVLLRHPEVQIISTEKAFMLMRQFGFDVDGHMIEVEEGDVQSFGKHEVTFVYAPMVHWPEAMVSFDITDGTLFAADAFGSFGALDGKLFNDEVNFDRDWIDDARRYYTNIVGKYGPHVQSLLKKAGTIDIKTICPLHGPVWRTDLGYFLDKYNKWSRYEPEEQGVMIVYASMYGNTEAAAQNLAAKLCEKGMTNVVLYDVSNTHVSQLISETFRLSHIVLASVTYNLGIYPLMHNYLMDMKALNLQKRTFAIIENGSWACKSGSLMREFIDDMREMDILDEQVTLMSSMTEDNGSDMDTLADGLIESMKQ; this comes from the coding sequence ATGCATTGTGTTAGAAAAGTAACCGAAGATTTATATTGGGTTGGCGGCAATGACCACCGCCTGGCCCTGTTTGAAAATATCCATCCGATTCCGAGAGGGGTTTCCTATAACTCCTATCTGCTTCTGGATGAAAAGACCGTATTATTTGACACGGTCGACTGGTCCATCGGACGGCAGTTCCTAGAGAATATCGAATATGTTCTGGACGGGAGACCCTTGGACTATATGGTGATCAACCACATGGAACCGGACCACGGGGCTTCTATTGAAGAAGTGCTTCTGCGCCACCCGGAAGTACAGATCATCAGTACAGAAAAGGCCTTTATGCTCATGCGCCAGTTTGGATTCGATGTGGACGGACATATGATCGAGGTTGAGGAAGGAGACGTACAGTCTTTCGGAAAACATGAAGTAACCTTTGTCTATGCTCCAATGGTTCATTGGCCGGAAGCCATGGTATCCTTTGACATAACGGACGGCACTCTTTTTGCCGCCGATGCATTTGGTTCCTTCGGCGCCCTGGACGGCAAACTGTTCAATGATGAAGTAAACTTTGACAGAGACTGGATTGATGATGCCAGAAGATATTATACAAATATCGTTGGCAAATATGGTCCTCATGTACAATCCCTGTTAAAGAAAGCAGGAACCATAGATATCAAAACGATCTGTCCTCTGCATGGTCCGGTATGGCGCACAGACCTTGGTTATTTCCTTGATAAATATAATAAATGGAGCCGGTATGAGCCGGAAGAACAGGGCGTGATGATCGTCTACGCTTCCATGTACGGCAACACCGAAGCCGCTGCACAGAATCTGGCTGCAAAACTGTGTGAAAAGGGTATGACAAATGTAGTCTTATACGATGTGTCAAATACCCATGTATCCCAGCTGATCTCCGAGACATTCCGTTTAAGCCACATCGTTCTGGCTTCTGTCACTTATAATTTGGGCATCTATCCATTAATGCATAATTATCTGATGGATATGAAGGCACTGAATCTCCAGAAAAGAACTTTTGCCATCATTGAAAATGGTTCCTGGGCCTGCAAATCCGGTTCACTGATGAGAGAATTTATTGATGATATGAGAGAGATGGATATCCTGGATGAGCAGGTAACACTGATGTCTTCTATGACAGAAGACAACGGTTCCGATATGGATACATTAGCTGACGGTCTCATAGAATCCATGAAACAGTAA
- a CDS encoding PfkB family carbohydrate kinase, protein MNPKKKILIIGSSVADVIINVKKLPAPGEDVHILNQRLCIGGCAFNVSDIIRHFRVPHLLFSPAGTGIYGDFVREEWQKRGVVSVLPVPSLENGCCYCFVDQTGERTFASYHGAEYLFQKEWFDLIDASEYDTAYICGLEIEESTGEHIVSFLEQQPHMKIYYAPGPRIEKQPKDLMNRLFALHPVVHLNQSESFLLTGKTDTEYAARAITRLTGQDVVITLGKDGAYCLENGTGVFLPSRKAKQVDATGAGDAHIGAVMALRKLGFSLSHAVGKANLVSAAVVEKKGASLDHSSFLQCFNR, encoded by the coding sequence ATGAACCCGAAAAAGAAAATTTTGATCATCGGCTCCTCTGTAGCCGATGTGATCATAAATGTCAAAAAACTCCCTGCCCCCGGTGAAGATGTTCATATCTTAAATCAGCGTCTGTGCATCGGCGGATGTGCTTTTAATGTATCCGATATCATCCGGCATTTCCGGGTGCCTCACCTGCTGTTTTCTCCGGCCGGCACCGGAATCTATGGGGATTTTGTCAGAGAAGAATGGCAAAAGCGTGGGGTTGTCTCTGTCCTGCCTGTGCCTAGTCTTGAAAACGGCTGCTGCTATTGTTTTGTCGACCAGACAGGCGAACGGACTTTTGCTTCTTACCACGGAGCCGAATATCTGTTTCAGAAAGAATGGTTTGATCTGATCGATGCTTCCGAATATGACACAGCCTATATCTGCGGACTGGAAATCGAAGAAAGTACCGGAGAACACATCGTTTCGTTTTTAGAACAGCAGCCGCATATGAAGATCTATTATGCACCCGGTCCAAGGATCGAGAAACAGCCGAAAGATCTGATGAACCGCCTATTTGCACTTCATCCTGTGGTACATTTAAACCAGTCCGAATCTTTTTTGCTGACCGGTAAGACAGATACGGAATATGCCGCCAGGGCCATCACCAGGCTGACCGGACAGGATGTCGTCATCACGCTCGGCAAAGACGGGGCATACTGTCTGGAAAACGGAACAGGGGTATTTCTTCCGTCCAGAAAAGCAAAACAAGTGGACGCCACCGGAGCCGGTGACGCCCACATAGGAGCTGTTATGGCGCTTAGAAAACTGGGATTTTCCCTTTCTCATGCAGTCGGCAAAGCCAACTTAGTCTCTGCCGCAGTCGTTGAGAAAAAGGGGGCTTCTCTGGATCATTCTTCATTTTTACAATGCTTTAATAGATAA
- a CDS encoding xanthine dehydrogenase family protein molybdopterin-binding subunit, which translates to MNSVNTSVPKVDSMALVTGKPVYTDDLAPKDCLIVKVLRSPHAHAKIKKIETERALKIPGIECVLTHEDCPDKRFTMAGQTYPEPSPYDRRILDDRVRFVGDAVAVIAGVSEKAVAKAMKLVKVDYEVLEPVLDFRKAKDHEILVHPEENWKALCEVGADNQRNLCAHNETQEGDIDQVLKDCKYYVEETYHTKANQQAMMENFCTFTHMDAYGRLNVVSSTQVTFHVRRILAHALDIPKSKIRVVKPRIGGGFGAKQTIVTEVYPALVTMKTGKPAKIVYTREESFIASSPRHEMEVTVRIGADENGIIKGIDVYTLSNTGAYGEHGPTTVGLSGHKSIPLYGKAEAFRFAYDVVYTNVMSAGAYRGYGATQGIFAVESAVNELAHKMGMDPVKLKELNMVKEGQKMPAYYGETATSCALDKCVERVKAMISWDEKYPRKDMGNGKVRGVGLALAMQGSGISNVDTAAVTIKVNDDGFYSLVIGASDMGTGCDTILAQMAADCLDCDMDQIIVHGVDTDVSPYDTGSYASSTTYVTGMAVVKTCEVLKEKILKKGAQYISCPKEEVEFDGKRVFHPESGKEISLKEIGNQVMCGNEEALQASESHYSPTSPPPFMAGSAEVEVDLETGAVELIDFAAVVDCGTVINPNLARVQTEGGIAQGIGMALYEEILYNDKGKTSANSFMQYKIPTRQDIGNIRVEFQSSYEPTGPFGAKSIGEIVINTPNPAIAEAVYNASGVRVRELPITAEKIYMGMKEK; encoded by the coding sequence ATGAATTCAGTCAATACTTCTGTCCCAAAAGTAGATTCCATGGCATTGGTGACCGGAAAACCCGTCTATACAGATGATCTGGCGCCGAAAGACTGCCTGATCGTCAAGGTTTTAAGAAGTCCCCATGCCCATGCTAAAATCAAGAAAATAGAAACGGAAAGAGCACTGAAAATTCCGGGAATTGAGTGTGTTTTGACTCATGAAGACTGCCCGGACAAGAGATTTACTATGGCCGGACAGACTTACCCGGAGCCGAGTCCCTATGACCGCAGGATCTTAGATGATAGGGTGCGTTTTGTCGGAGATGCGGTGGCAGTGATTGCCGGTGTCTCTGAAAAAGCAGTGGCAAAGGCTATGAAGCTTGTAAAAGTAGATTATGAAGTGCTGGAGCCGGTCCTTGATTTCAGGAAAGCGAAAGATCATGAGATCCTGGTGCATCCGGAAGAAAACTGGAAAGCTCTCTGTGAAGTTGGGGCGGACAATCAGAGAAATCTCTGTGCCCACAATGAGACACAGGAAGGCGACATAGACCAGGTGCTGAAGGATTGTAAATATTACGTAGAGGAGACTTATCACACAAAAGCAAACCAGCAGGCTATGATGGAAAACTTCTGTACGTTTACACATATGGACGCATACGGAAGGCTCAATGTGGTGTCTTCCACGCAGGTCACTTTCCATGTGAGAAGGATTCTGGCACATGCCTTAGATATTCCAAAATCAAAGATCCGTGTAGTAAAGCCAAGGATCGGAGGAGGCTTTGGGGCGAAGCAGACGATAGTCACGGAAGTATATCCGGCGTTGGTGACCATGAAGACAGGGAAGCCTGCAAAGATCGTCTACACAAGAGAAGAATCTTTCATCGCATCCAGTCCGCGGCATGAGATGGAAGTCACTGTGCGCATTGGTGCAGATGAAAATGGAATTATCAAAGGAATCGATGTATATACTCTGTCAAACACGGGGGCATACGGAGAGCATGGCCCAACGACCGTTGGGCTTTCCGGCCATAAATCCATTCCTCTGTACGGAAAGGCAGAAGCATTCCGCTTTGCCTACGATGTAGTCTATACCAATGTCATGTCTGCGGGGGCTTATCGGGGATACGGAGCTACTCAGGGTATTTTTGCCGTAGAATCCGCAGTAAATGAACTGGCTCACAAGATGGGCATGGACCCGGTGAAGTTAAAAGAACTGAACATGGTGAAGGAAGGCCAGAAGATGCCTGCTTACTATGGTGAGACAGCAACAAGCTGTGCTCTGGACAAGTGTGTGGAGCGGGTGAAAGCGATGATCTCATGGGATGAGAAATATCCAAGAAAAGACATGGGAAACGGAAAAGTCAGGGGTGTCGGTCTGGCATTAGCTATGCAGGGCTCCGGTATTTCCAATGTGGACACAGCTGCGGTTACAATCAAAGTCAACGATGACGGATTTTACAGTTTGGTCATCGGGGCATCTGACATGGGAACCGGATGCGATACGATCCTTGCCCAGATGGCAGCAGACTGTCTGGATTGTGATATGGATCAGATCATTGTCCACGGAGTGGATACGGACGTATCTCCGTATGATACAGGCTCCTACGCATCCAGTACAACCTATGTGACCGGAATGGCTGTGGTCAAGACTTGTGAGGTCTTGAAAGAAAAGATTCTTAAAAAAGGTGCCCAGTACATTTCTTGTCCTAAGGAAGAAGTGGAATTTGACGGAAAGAGAGTGTTCCATCCGGAAAGCGGAAAAGAAATATCATTAAAAGAGATCGGCAATCAGGTGATGTGCGGAAATGAGGAAGCGCTTCAGGCAAGCGAATCCCATTATTCCCCGACTTCTCCGCCTCCTTTTATGGCAGGTTCCGCAGAAGTGGAAGTGGATTTGGAGACTGGAGCAGTGGAGCTGATTGATTTCGCGGCTGTGGTGGACTGTGGAACTGTCATTAATCCGAATCTTGCAAGAGTCCAGACCGAAGGAGGCATTGCTCAGGGAATCGGAATGGCTTTGTATGAAGAAATCCTTTACAATGACAAAGGGAAGACATCGGCCAACTCTTTTATGCAGTACAAGATTCCTACAAGACAGGACATCGGAAATATCCGGGTAGAATTCCAGAGCAGCTACGAGCCGACAGGACCTTTTGGGGCAAAATCCATCGGAGAAATTGTCATTAATACCCCGAATCCGGCAATCGCTGAGGCAGTATACAATGCGTCGGGAGTGCGTGTGAGAGAACTGCCGATTACAGCAGAGAAGATCTACATGGGGATGAAAGAAAAATAA
- a CDS encoding FAD binding domain-containing protein: MTMEEIELVTIANYLRPESLSEAYELNQKKANRVLGGMMWLRLCSPRIQNAIDLSGLDLDYIKETEEAFEIGAMCSLRSLETHPGLETYFRGAIKESVRHIVGVQFRNQATVGGSIYGRFGFSDVLTCLLALDTEVVLVHAGKMTLAEFADRKRDRDILEKIIIKKDGRRVVYLSQRATKTDFPVAACAVSKKEDTWYVSVGARPAKAELAVIHGEPAETLGEKAVADMKFGSNMRGSAEYREAIAKVLVRRAANAVLEES; the protein is encoded by the coding sequence ATGACGATGGAGGAGATTGAATTGGTAACGATAGCAAATTATTTAAGGCCGGAAAGTCTTTCAGAGGCATATGAGCTGAACCAAAAGAAGGCTAACCGGGTCCTTGGGGGGATGATGTGGCTGAGACTTTGTTCCCCGCGCATACAAAATGCCATTGATTTGTCCGGACTTGATTTAGACTACATTAAGGAAACAGAAGAAGCATTTGAAATCGGGGCTATGTGTTCCCTGAGGAGCCTGGAAACTCATCCGGGGCTGGAGACTTATTTTAGAGGAGCCATAAAGGAAAGCGTGCGGCATATCGTGGGTGTTCAGTTCAGGAATCAGGCCACAGTAGGCGGAAGTATTTACGGAAGATTTGGGTTTTCTGATGTGCTGACCTGTCTGCTGGCCCTCGACACGGAAGTGGTGCTGGTTCATGCAGGGAAAATGACTTTGGCTGAATTTGCTGACAGGAAACGTGACCGTGATATCTTAGAGAAGATCATCATTAAAAAAGATGGGCGCAGAGTCGTTTATCTGTCCCAGAGGGCGACAAAGACCGATTTCCCTGTGGCTGCATGTGCTGTATCTAAAAAGGAAGATACATGGTATGTCTCCGTTGGAGCAAGGCCGGCGAAGGCTGAGCTTGCTGTGATCCATGGAGAACCGGCAGAGACTTTGGGCGAAAAGGCAGTCGCTGACATGAAATTTGGAAGCAATATGAGAGGCAGCGCTGAATACCGGGAAGCGATCGCAAAAGTTCTCGTAAGGCGTGCCGCAAATGCTGTATTGGAGGAGTCATAG
- a CDS encoding DeoR/GlpR family DNA-binding transcription regulator, whose protein sequence is MFAEERKEEIMRLLKENKRVSSAELSERFHVSGTTVRTYLMELEKAGRLIRTHGGALLNDDILNVEESIAARKQKCLREKQKAAAKARSMIKDGDTILLDSGTTMLELAKLLKDAKNLTVVTNDLPVAMELQKMEGVYLILIGGHVRTAFESTVGSMGMKFLENISVEKAFMSSDGVSLTKGATTPNMDQAEIKKEMMAAADQNYLVCDTSKIGKRTICSYAKIGDFDGFILDEPLSDEMKEAFESYGTIIY, encoded by the coding sequence ATGTTTGCAGAAGAACGAAAAGAAGAAATCATGAGGCTTTTGAAAGAAAATAAAAGGGTGAGCAGCGCCGAACTTTCTGAGCGGTTTCATGTGAGCGGAACGACGGTCCGCACCTATCTGATGGAACTGGAGAAGGCAGGGAGGCTGATCAGAACTCACGGAGGGGCACTGCTGAACGATGATATTTTAAATGTGGAAGAGTCTATCGCCGCAAGAAAACAGAAATGTCTGAGGGAAAAGCAGAAAGCCGCTGCAAAGGCCAGAAGCATGATAAAGGACGGGGATACGATTCTTCTGGACAGCGGAACGACCATGCTGGAACTTGCAAAACTCTTAAAGGATGCAAAAAACCTCACGGTCGTGACCAATGACCTGCCTGTTGCCATGGAACTGCAGAAGATGGAAGGAGTTTACTTGATCCTGATCGGAGGTCATGTGCGGACGGCATTCGAAAGCACGGTGGGCAGTATGGGCATGAAGTTTTTGGAGAATATCTCGGTTGAAAAGGCATTTATGTCATCGGACGGTGTGTCTCTGACCAAGGGTGCCACCACACCAAACATGGATCAGGCAGAGATCAAAAAGGAAATGATGGCCGCGGCAGACCAGAATTATCTCGTCTGCGATACGTCCAAGATCGGGAAGCGTACCATTTGTTCCTATGCAAAGATCGGAGACTTCGACGGTTTTATCCTGGATGAGCCGCTGTCCGATGAAATGAAAGAAGCCTTTGAGAGCTATGGGACGATTATCTATTAA
- a CDS encoding Gfo/Idh/MocA family oxidoreductase, producing the protein MREVKVCLIGSGRAGMVHAHNFTGSVPNARIIAVCDPVEETAKNAAEELGIEQYYTDYRDVLKNDEINAVYIVTPTKYHKEIAVAAAQAKKHIFCEKPMAMNEEECDEMIRAADENNVKLQIGFMRRFDESFQEAKRMIAEGEIGEIVLVKSHSRGPSKPKEWMYDIKKSNGPLAEVSSHDIDTVRWFAESELESVYAIGGNFRNKEIAEQYPDFYDNVIMTGEFANGIHACVEGAQYVQYGYDARVEILGTKGVICLGDIHEKKILTCTPNHELKRPTTRSWKFLFKDAYLAEDRSFIRAILNDTPVECSGLDGKMAVRIVKAGNESIVNKKIVKL; encoded by the coding sequence ATGAGAGAAGTCAAAGTATGTCTGATCGGCTCCGGAAGGGCAGGTATGGTCCACGCACATAATTTCACAGGAAGCGTTCCTAATGCAAGGATTATCGCAGTCTGTGACCCGGTAGAGGAAACGGCAAAAAATGCGGCAGAAGAGCTGGGCATTGAACAGTATTATACAGATTACAGAGATGTCCTGAAAAATGACGAGATCAATGCGGTCTATATTGTGACGCCAACCAAGTACCACAAAGAGATCGCAGTGGCCGCAGCCCAGGCAAAGAAGCACATTTTCTGTGAAAAGCCTATGGCTATGAACGAGGAAGAATGTGACGAGATGATCAGAGCCGCCGATGAAAATAATGTAAAGCTGCAGATTGGATTTATGCGCCGTTTCGACGAGAGCTTCCAGGAAGCAAAACGGATGATCGCAGAAGGGGAGATCGGGGAGATTGTCTTAGTGAAATCTCATTCCAGAGGGCCTAGTAAACCAAAGGAGTGGATGTACGATATTAAAAAGAGCAACGGACCTTTGGCAGAGGTCAGCAGCCATGATATTGACACGGTCCGCTGGTTCGCGGAAAGTGAACTTGAGAGCGTTTACGCCATAGGAGGGAATTTCCGAAACAAAGAGATTGCCGAACAGTACCCGGATTTCTATGACAATGTCATCATGACCGGTGAGTTTGCCAATGGAATTCATGCCTGCGTGGAAGGCGCCCAGTATGTTCAGTATGGATATGACGCCAGGGTAGAAATTCTGGGGACAAAAGGAGTCATCTGTCTCGGAGATATCCATGAAAAGAAGATCCTTACCTGTACTCCGAATCATGAGTTAAAACGTCCGACTACAAGAAGCTGGAAGTTCTTGTTTAAAGACGCCTACTTGGCCGAGGACCGAAGCTTTATCCGCGCTATCTTAAATGATACTCCGGTAGAGTGCAGCGGCCTTGACGGAAAGATGGCAGTAAGGATCGTAAAAGCAGGAAATGAATCCATCGTAAACAAAAAGATCGTGAAATTATAA
- a CDS encoding (2Fe-2S)-binding protein, translating to MEVKFQLNGKPAAADIEPDCMLLDLLRDMGCYSVKRGCDTTNCGLCTVLVNGKPSLSCAMPAARAEGKEIVTLEGLQEEAEDFGRFLAKEGAEQCGYCSPGFIMNVIAMMRELKDPSIEEIKEYLAGNLCRCSGYEGQMRAIQNYMKEKGGQ from the coding sequence ATGGAAGTGAAATTTCAGTTAAACGGAAAGCCGGCGGCAGCTGATATAGAGCCGGACTGTATGCTGCTGGATTTATTGAGAGATATGGGATGTTACAGCGTCAAACGGGGTTGCGATACAACCAACTGCGGCCTGTGTACCGTCTTGGTGAATGGAAAGCCGAGCCTTTCCTGCGCCATGCCGGCAGCCAGGGCAGAAGGAAAAGAAATCGTTACGTTAGAAGGACTTCAGGAAGAGGCAGAAGATTTTGGAAGGTTTCTCGCAAAAGAAGGAGCAGAACAGTGCGGGTACTGTTCTCCGGGATTTATTATGAACGTGATTGCGATGATGAGAGAATTAAAAGATCCATCTATTGAGGAAATAAAAGAGTATCTGGCAGGGAACCTCTGCCGGTGTTCCGGATATGAAGGCCAGATGCGAGCCATTCAAAATTACATGAAAGAAAAAGGAGGACAGTAA
- the deoC gene encoding deoxyribose-phosphate aldolase, whose amino-acid sequence MEGAEMKITAEQLAGMVDHTNLKAFADRAMFEKLCGEAKEYRFKMVAINPAQISLCKELLDGSPVHVGAAIGFPLGQTTLECKVFETKDAIEKGADEIDYVINVAEVKNNNYEYIKEEMEQIVAVCRKAGVISKVIFENCYLTDEEKRKVAEIAKEVKPDFIKTSTGFGTGGATVEDVRLMKSVVGDTVKVKAAGGIRDLKTALDMIEAGAERLGTSAGVEIVKEMQE is encoded by the coding sequence ATGGAGGGTGCAGAGATGAAGATCACGGCAGAACAGTTGGCAGGTATGGTGGATCACACGAATTTAAAGGCATTTGCAGACAGAGCAATGTTTGAAAAGCTTTGCGGCGAGGCGAAAGAGTACCGGTTCAAGATGGTAGCGATCAATCCGGCACAGATCAGTCTGTGCAAAGAACTGTTGGATGGAAGCCCGGTGCATGTGGGTGCAGCCATTGGATTTCCTCTCGGGCAGACCACACTTGAGTGCAAAGTCTTCGAGACCAAAGATGCCATAGAAAAGGGAGCCGATGAGATTGACTATGTGATCAACGTGGCGGAAGTAAAAAACAACAATTATGAGTACATAAAAGAAGAGATGGAGCAGATCGTGGCTGTCTGCAGAAAAGCAGGTGTTATCAGCAAAGTGATCTTTGAAAACTGTTATCTCACCGATGAAGAAAAAAGAAAAGTCGCTGAAATCGCAAAGGAAGTGAAGCCGGACTTCATTAAAACGTCCACGGGCTTTGGAACCGGAGGAGCCACAGTGGAAGACGTGAGGCTGATGAAATCTGTCGTGGGCGATACAGTGAAAGTAAAAGCCGCGGGAGGCATCAGAGATCTGAAAACTGCCCTGGATATGATAGAAGCCGGAGCTGAGAGACTCGGAACGAGTGCAGGTGTTGAGATTGTAAAAGAGATGCAGGAATAA